A genome region from Anopheles stephensi strain Indian chromosome 2, UCI_ANSTEP_V1.0, whole genome shotgun sequence includes the following:
- the LOC118505727 gene encoding serine/threonine-protein kinase Tao isoform X1 has product MRPGSLKDPEIAELFNKHDPEKIFEDLREIGHGSFGAVYYAKCNLTPEIVAIKKMSYMGKQSMEKWQDILKEIRFLRQLNHPNTIEYKGCYLHENTAWLVMEYCVGSASDIIEVHKRPLKEDEISAICDGVLRGLSYLHGLGRIHRDIKAGNILLTEQGIVKLADFGSAAIKCPANSFVGTPYWMAPEVILAMDEGQYDGKVDVWSLGITCIELAERKPPYFNMNAMSALYHIAQNDAPSLQAQEWSDMFRNFVDFCLKKSPIDRPTSTQLLKHTFVTRVRSPNVLIDLIARTKAAVRELDNLNYRKMKKILMVDCETESNIGDAEDTPDEQIGGDSSKSNSITSEHSLPSVDQQQQQQQQQHSGLMRNSSRSRPANAMSSIHNNSSGGGNVRDSMLSNVMLAGMGGSGSGSSGSGMMMASGMGGMGGTSGMQVGSAGAVGAGGQANMGANMGYHHHHNSSSPVVSAHHHPQHNHNHVSQVAANAVADHGANNFATIRTTSIVTKQQKEHMQEEMHEQMSGYKRMRREHQAALVKLEEKCKVEMEQHKSALDKEYDLLLHNFTRELDKQSAKHQQEIVRRVKQNDAAEKKLHKEISTRQEGDRKAFEIHRKKEYKANKERWKRELSMDDTTPKRQRDATLQSQKDNLKQAEQQEEQRLLRVQKNYIELEMRKFRRKKMGLLHDLEDQLLRDELSKKQQQLEQAHAMLIKHHEKTQDLEYRQQKSVHALREEQISKQHESELRNQKEYMDRAERELLRRHALELKQQPKSLKQKELQIRKQFRETCKTQTIQYKALKRQILQTTPKEEQKAVIKQLKEEQHRKLTLLGDQYEQSIADMLQKQSLRLDESQEVECHQLKDRLQYELDILTAYQSKNRMQAQAQRDRERKELEDRVSVRRALLESKMETELQQFNQERAERIRQLKEKHDKQLEAFDEESARMGFSALALAEASKETYPDEEGSLSGSMLSLAHSNSSTSFPAGSL; this is encoded by the exons ATGAGGCCGGGAAGCCTAAAAGACCCCGAGATAGCAGAACTCTTCAACAAACATGACCCGGAAAAGATATTCGAGGATTTGCGCGAGATCGGGCACGGTTCGTTCGGTGCGGTGTACTACGCCAAATGCAACCTTACGCCCGAGATCGTCGCGATCAAGAAGATGTCCTACATGGGCAAACAGAGCATGGAAAAGTGGCAGGACATCCTGAAGGAGATCCGGTTCCTGAGGCAGCTCAACCACCCGAACACGATCGAGTACAAGGGATGCTACCTGCACGAAAACACGGCCTGGCTGGTGATGGAGTACTGCGTCGGGTCGGCGTCGGACATTATCGAGGTGCACAAGCGCCCGCTGAAGGAGGACGAAATCTCCGCCATCTGTGATGGTGTGCTGCGTGGGCTGAGCTACCTGCACGGGCTCGGTCGTATCCATCG TGACATCAAGGCTGGCAACATTTTGCTCACCGAGCAGGGCATCGTCAAGCTGGCCGATTTCGGTAGCGCCGCCATCAAGTGTCCGGCGAACAGTTTCGTCGGTACACCCTACTGGATGGCGCCGGAAGTGATCCTGGCGATGGACGAGGGCCAGTACGATGGGAAGGTGGATGTGTGGTCGCTGGGCATCACCTGTATCGAGCTGGCGGAGCGCAAACCTCCGTACTTTAACATGAACGCCATGTCCGCGCTGTACCACATCGCGCAGAACGATGCACCGTCGCTGCAGGCCCAGGAGTGGTCGGATATGTTTCGTAATTTCGTTGATTTTTGTCTCAAAAAGTCACCGATCGATCGGCCCACGTCCACGCAGCTGCTGAAGCACACGTTCGTCACGAGGGTACGGTCACCGAACGTGTTGATCGATTTGATTGCTCG AACGAAAGCCGCCGTCAGGGAGCTGGACAATCTGAACTATCGCAAGATGAAGAAGATCCTGATGGTGGATTGCGAGACGGAGAGCAACATCGGCGACGCGGAGGACACGCCGGACGAGCAGATCGGTGGGGACAGCAGCAAGAGCAACAGCATCACCTCCGAACACTCACTGCCATCGgtcgatcagcagcagcagcagcagcagcagcagcacagcggGCTGATGAGGAACTCGTCCCGATCCCGGCCGGCCAACGCGATGTCCTCGATTCACAACAATTCGTCCGGCGGCGGCAATGTGCGCGACAGTATGCTGTCGAACGTGATGCTGGCCGGCATGGGTGGCAGCGGTTCGGGCAGCAGTGGCAGTGGCATGATGATGGCAAGCGGTATGGGTGGTATGGGCGGCACGAGTGGAATGCAGGTGGGCAGTGCGGGTGCCGTCGGTGCCGGTGGACAGGCGAACATGGGTGCTAACATgggctaccaccaccatcacaactCCTCTAGTCCGGTCGTGTCGGCCCACCATCACCCGCAGCACAACCACAATCACGTGTCGCAGGTGGCGGCCAATGCCGTTGCCGATCACGGTGCCAACAACTTCGCTACGATCCGTACGACCAGTATTGTGAcgaagcagcagaaggaaCACATGCAG GAGGAAATGCACGAGCAAATGTCGGGCTACAAGCGTATGCGGCGGGAGCATCAGGCCGCGCTGGTGAAGCTGGAGGAGAAGTGCAAGGTGGAGATGGAGCAGCACAAGTCCGCCCTGGACAAGGAGTACGATCTGTTGCTGCACAACTTTACCCGGGAGCTGGACAAACAATCG GCAAAACATCAGCAAGAGATTGTGCGAAGGGTTAAGCAGAATGACGCGGCAGAGAAGAAGCTGCACAAGGAAATATCGACCCGGCAGGAGGGCGACCGGAAAGCGTTCGAAATCCATCGAAAGAAGGAGTACAAGGCGAACAAGGAGCGCTGGAAACGGGAGCTCTCGATGGACGACACGACGCCCAAGCGGCAGCGGGATGCAACGTTGCA ATCGCAAAAGGACAACCTGAAGCAGGCGGAGCAGCAGGAGGAACAGCGGTTGCTGCGGGTACAGAAGAACTACATCGAGCTGGAGATGCGCAAGTTCCGCAGGAAAAAGATGGGACTGCTGCACGATCTCGAGGATCAGCTGTTGCGTGAC GAGCTCAgcaagaagcagcaacagctggaGCAGGCACACGCCATGCTAATCAAACACCACGAAAAAACTCAAGATCTCGAGTATCGCCAGCAGAAGAGCGTGCATGCACTTAGAGAGGAGCAG ATATCAAAACAGCATGAAAGCGAACTGCGAAACCAAAAGGAGTACATGGACAGGGCCGAGCGAGAGTTGTTACGAAGACACGCACTCGAATTGAAACAGCAACCAAAGAGCCTGAAG CAAAAAGAACTCCAGATTAGGAAACAGTTCCGTGAGACGtgtaaaacacaaacaatccAGTATAAGGCACTGAAGCGGCAGATACTGCAGACGACACCGAAGGAAGAACAAAAGGCTGTGATAAAGCAACTGAAGGAAGAGCAACATCGTAAGTTAACACTGCTCGGTGATCAG TACGAACAAAGTATTGCTGACATGCTGCAGAAGCAGAGCCTTCGGTTGGACGAGAGCCAGGAGGTCGAGTGCCACCAGCTGAAGGATCGGTTACAGTACGAGCTGGACATACTGACCGCTTACCAGAGCAAGAATCGCATGCAGGCGCAAGCGCAACGCGACCGCGAGCGCAAGGAGTTGGAGGATCGGGTCAGCGTGAGACGGGCGCTGCTCGAGAGCAAG ATGGAAACTGAGCTGCAGCAGTTCAATCAGGAGCGTGCCGAGCGGATCCGCCAGCTGAAGGAGAAACACGACAAGCAGCTTGAGGCGTTTGACGAAGAATCTGCCCGGATGGGCTTCAG CGCACTGGCCTTAGCGGAAGCATCGAAAGAAACGTACCCGGACGAGGAGGGCAGCCTGTCCGGATCGATGCTGAGCCTGGCGCACAGTAACAGTTCCACCAGCTTCCCGGCTGGTTCGCTATAG
- the LOC118505727 gene encoding serine/threonine-protein kinase Tao isoform X2: MRPGSLKDPEIAELFNKHDPEKIFEDLREIGHGSFGAVYYAKCNLTPEIVAIKKMSYMGKQSMEKWQDILKEIRFLRQLNHPNTIEYKGCYLHENTAWLVMEYCVGSASDIIEVHKRPLKEDEISAICDGVLRGLSYLHGLGRIHRDIKAGNILLTEQGIVKLADFGSAAIKCPANSFVGTPYWMAPEVILAMDEGQYDGKVDVWSLGITCIELAERKPPYFNMNAMSALYHIAQNDAPSLQAQEWSDMFRNFVDFCLKKSPIDRPTSTQLLKHTFVTRVRSPNVLIDLIARTKAAVRELDNLNYRKMKKILMVDCETESNIGDAEDTPDEQIGGDSSKSNSITSEHSLPSVDQQQQQQQQQHSGLMRNSSRSRPANAMSSIHNNSSGGGNVRDSMLSNVMLAGMGGSGSGSSGSGMMMASGMGGMGGTSGMQVGSAGAVGAGGQANMGANMGYHHHHNSSSPVVSAHHHPQHNHNHVSQVAANAVADHGANNFATIRTTSIVTKQQKEHMQEMHEQMSGYKRMRREHQAALVKLEEKCKVEMEQHKSALDKEYDLLLHNFTRELDKQSAKHQQEIVRRVKQNDAAEKKLHKEISTRQEGDRKAFEIHRKKEYKANKERWKRELSMDDTTPKRQRDATLQSQKDNLKQAEQQEEQRLLRVQKNYIELEMRKFRRKKMGLLHDLEDQLLRDELSKKQQQLEQAHAMLIKHHEKTQDLEYRQQKSVHALREEQISKQHESELRNQKEYMDRAERELLRRHALELKQQPKSLKQKELQIRKQFRETCKTQTIQYKALKRQILQTTPKEEQKAVIKQLKEEQHRKLTLLGDQYEQSIADMLQKQSLRLDESQEVECHQLKDRLQYELDILTAYQSKNRMQAQAQRDRERKELEDRVSVRRALLESKMETELQQFNQERAERIRQLKEKHDKQLEAFDEESARMGFSALALAEASKETYPDEEGSLSGSMLSLAHSNSSTSFPAGSL; this comes from the exons ATGAGGCCGGGAAGCCTAAAAGACCCCGAGATAGCAGAACTCTTCAACAAACATGACCCGGAAAAGATATTCGAGGATTTGCGCGAGATCGGGCACGGTTCGTTCGGTGCGGTGTACTACGCCAAATGCAACCTTACGCCCGAGATCGTCGCGATCAAGAAGATGTCCTACATGGGCAAACAGAGCATGGAAAAGTGGCAGGACATCCTGAAGGAGATCCGGTTCCTGAGGCAGCTCAACCACCCGAACACGATCGAGTACAAGGGATGCTACCTGCACGAAAACACGGCCTGGCTGGTGATGGAGTACTGCGTCGGGTCGGCGTCGGACATTATCGAGGTGCACAAGCGCCCGCTGAAGGAGGACGAAATCTCCGCCATCTGTGATGGTGTGCTGCGTGGGCTGAGCTACCTGCACGGGCTCGGTCGTATCCATCG TGACATCAAGGCTGGCAACATTTTGCTCACCGAGCAGGGCATCGTCAAGCTGGCCGATTTCGGTAGCGCCGCCATCAAGTGTCCGGCGAACAGTTTCGTCGGTACACCCTACTGGATGGCGCCGGAAGTGATCCTGGCGATGGACGAGGGCCAGTACGATGGGAAGGTGGATGTGTGGTCGCTGGGCATCACCTGTATCGAGCTGGCGGAGCGCAAACCTCCGTACTTTAACATGAACGCCATGTCCGCGCTGTACCACATCGCGCAGAACGATGCACCGTCGCTGCAGGCCCAGGAGTGGTCGGATATGTTTCGTAATTTCGTTGATTTTTGTCTCAAAAAGTCACCGATCGATCGGCCCACGTCCACGCAGCTGCTGAAGCACACGTTCGTCACGAGGGTACGGTCACCGAACGTGTTGATCGATTTGATTGCTCG AACGAAAGCCGCCGTCAGGGAGCTGGACAATCTGAACTATCGCAAGATGAAGAAGATCCTGATGGTGGATTGCGAGACGGAGAGCAACATCGGCGACGCGGAGGACACGCCGGACGAGCAGATCGGTGGGGACAGCAGCAAGAGCAACAGCATCACCTCCGAACACTCACTGCCATCGgtcgatcagcagcagcagcagcagcagcagcagcacagcggGCTGATGAGGAACTCGTCCCGATCCCGGCCGGCCAACGCGATGTCCTCGATTCACAACAATTCGTCCGGCGGCGGCAATGTGCGCGACAGTATGCTGTCGAACGTGATGCTGGCCGGCATGGGTGGCAGCGGTTCGGGCAGCAGTGGCAGTGGCATGATGATGGCAAGCGGTATGGGTGGTATGGGCGGCACGAGTGGAATGCAGGTGGGCAGTGCGGGTGCCGTCGGTGCCGGTGGACAGGCGAACATGGGTGCTAACATgggctaccaccaccatcacaactCCTCTAGTCCGGTCGTGTCGGCCCACCATCACCCGCAGCACAACCACAATCACGTGTCGCAGGTGGCGGCCAATGCCGTTGCCGATCACGGTGCCAACAACTTCGCTACGATCCGTACGACCAGTATTGTGAcgaagcagcagaaggaaCACATGCAG GAAATGCACGAGCAAATGTCGGGCTACAAGCGTATGCGGCGGGAGCATCAGGCCGCGCTGGTGAAGCTGGAGGAGAAGTGCAAGGTGGAGATGGAGCAGCACAAGTCCGCCCTGGACAAGGAGTACGATCTGTTGCTGCACAACTTTACCCGGGAGCTGGACAAACAATCG GCAAAACATCAGCAAGAGATTGTGCGAAGGGTTAAGCAGAATGACGCGGCAGAGAAGAAGCTGCACAAGGAAATATCGACCCGGCAGGAGGGCGACCGGAAAGCGTTCGAAATCCATCGAAAGAAGGAGTACAAGGCGAACAAGGAGCGCTGGAAACGGGAGCTCTCGATGGACGACACGACGCCCAAGCGGCAGCGGGATGCAACGTTGCA ATCGCAAAAGGACAACCTGAAGCAGGCGGAGCAGCAGGAGGAACAGCGGTTGCTGCGGGTACAGAAGAACTACATCGAGCTGGAGATGCGCAAGTTCCGCAGGAAAAAGATGGGACTGCTGCACGATCTCGAGGATCAGCTGTTGCGTGAC GAGCTCAgcaagaagcagcaacagctggaGCAGGCACACGCCATGCTAATCAAACACCACGAAAAAACTCAAGATCTCGAGTATCGCCAGCAGAAGAGCGTGCATGCACTTAGAGAGGAGCAG ATATCAAAACAGCATGAAAGCGAACTGCGAAACCAAAAGGAGTACATGGACAGGGCCGAGCGAGAGTTGTTACGAAGACACGCACTCGAATTGAAACAGCAACCAAAGAGCCTGAAG CAAAAAGAACTCCAGATTAGGAAACAGTTCCGTGAGACGtgtaaaacacaaacaatccAGTATAAGGCACTGAAGCGGCAGATACTGCAGACGACACCGAAGGAAGAACAAAAGGCTGTGATAAAGCAACTGAAGGAAGAGCAACATCGTAAGTTAACACTGCTCGGTGATCAG TACGAACAAAGTATTGCTGACATGCTGCAGAAGCAGAGCCTTCGGTTGGACGAGAGCCAGGAGGTCGAGTGCCACCAGCTGAAGGATCGGTTACAGTACGAGCTGGACATACTGACCGCTTACCAGAGCAAGAATCGCATGCAGGCGCAAGCGCAACGCGACCGCGAGCGCAAGGAGTTGGAGGATCGGGTCAGCGTGAGACGGGCGCTGCTCGAGAGCAAG ATGGAAACTGAGCTGCAGCAGTTCAATCAGGAGCGTGCCGAGCGGATCCGCCAGCTGAAGGAGAAACACGACAAGCAGCTTGAGGCGTTTGACGAAGAATCTGCCCGGATGGGCTTCAG CGCACTGGCCTTAGCGGAAGCATCGAAAGAAACGTACCCGGACGAGGAGGGCAGCCTGTCCGGATCGATGCTGAGCCTGGCGCACAGTAACAGTTCCACCAGCTTCCCGGCTGGTTCGCTATAG